AGGAGCCGCCAACCGAATTCCCGGAGTCGCTCGCGAAGGAACTGGACTGAGTCCGGCCCGGCATATCGATCTCGGCAGCCCGAAGTTTGCTGGTACCGGGGCGATGGAGTAAGGTCGTCTTCAGATGAAGATCGCGCCGAGCATTCTGTCCGCCGATTTCGCCGCCCTGGGCGAGGCCGTGGCCCGCGTGGAGGCCGGCGGCGCCGACCAGCTCCACGTGGACGTCATGGACGGCCGCTTCGTGCCCAACATCACCATCGGCCCGCCCGTGATCGAGTCCATCAGGAAGCGCACGCGCCTGCCGCTCGACGTTCACCTGATGATCGTCGAGCCCGAGCGCTACATCGAGACCTTCGTCCGCGCCGGCGCGGACCTCGTGACCGTCCACGTCGAGGCCTGCCCGCACCTGAGCCGGACGCTCCACCAGATCAGGGAGGCGGGCGCCAAAGCGGGCGTGGCGCTGAACCCCTCGACGGCACCTGAAACCATCGAATGGGTGCTGGACGACCTCGACCTCATCCTGGTCATGTCGGTCAACCCGGGATTCGGCGGCCAGTCCTTCATCCCGTCTTCCATCGCCAAGGTGCGCCAGATCAAGACCCTGGTCGGCACGCGGCCGGTCGAGATCTCGGTGGACGGCGGCGTCACGCGCGACAAGGCCGGCCCCCTGGCCCAGGCCGGCGCGACCATCCTCGTGGCCGGCACAGCCGTCTTCGGCGCCCAGGACCCCGCCCAAGCCGTCAAGGATCTGCGGAGCGCGTCGGAAGCATCGAAGTAGGCCCGACGTTTTCCCGTCACCGGCACTACCGAAACAGGCTTCCCGGTAGATGCCACAGCCCGACGCCTCCGGCTGCCGCGCCCGCACCGGCGCAGCTCGCGATCCTCCGCACGCGAGTGTCCATAGGTGCATAGCCGACATAGACATTATGCCTAAGGAACGTCGAGAGAATGTTCTCACCTCAGCACGGCAGGGAGCGCGAGTACCCCCTGTCATCTATTCTGATATTCTGAAGGGGCGAACTGTCTGGTTGGAGGGCGCGCGGCGCGCTGAGCAGCATAGGAGGCAGGGAAGAATGGTCCATATCGGAAATCCCGGCTAGAAGAACCTGGGGGAGGCGGCATCTGCCATGAACTGCCAGGATGCTCACGAGGGCTTCTCTGCGCTCCTCGACGGGGACATCGGCCTGACGGAGAGTGTCCCGTTGGAAGCCCATTTGAGGAAGTGCGCGGAGTGCCGGCAGGAGCTCGAGAATCTCCAGAAGAAGGGCCGCGCTCGCCCGATTACCTGGCGGCCTCGGCTCCGCCGCTCGGTGATCCCTCGGATCCCGGCCAAGCTTCTCGCAGTAGCGGCAAGCGTCATGCTGGTGGCAGTGCTGGTCCTCGTCGTTCTCGATCGCCGCGCCGAGCTCGAGCTGGCGTTCCGTCATTGGGTTCCCTCGGTTCCCTCCATCGGTGACCGTCCGCCACAACCGACACCGCCGCTGGTGGCTTCCACTGAGCCGGCGACGCGATCTGAGACCCCTTCGGGGGCCCCACAGACTGCGCCTCTGCCGGCGCAATCAGCGCCTTCCACACCGCCGGCGGCCGTGGGCGCCCAACTCCCACCTGCGGTCGTCCGCGATGTCCCTGCGGACCGCTCTGCCAAGCCGAGGGTAGTCAAGCCGGGTCAGACAGAGCAGCAGATCCCGAAATCCAAGAGCGGTGGCGCCAAGCGAGAAGGGCCATCTGGCGCGGAACCTTCGCGCCCAGTCCCGGTCGCCGTCGGCGTCCGGCACACCGGCAC
The nucleotide sequence above comes from Candidatus Rokuibacteriota bacterium. Encoded proteins:
- the rpe gene encoding ribulose-phosphate 3-epimerase, translating into MKIAPSILSADFAALGEAVARVEAGGADQLHVDVMDGRFVPNITIGPPVIESIRKRTRLPLDVHLMIVEPERYIETFVRAGADLVTVHVEACPHLSRTLHQIREAGAKAGVALNPSTAPETIEWVLDDLDLILVMSVNPGFGGQSFIPSSIAKVRQIKTLVGTRPVEISVDGGVTRDKAGPLAQAGATILVAGTAVFGAQDPAQAVKDLRSASEASK